One stretch of Bacteroidia bacterium DNA includes these proteins:
- a CDS encoding phosphoesterase: MKKLVTHRILPALFVIMLVVSSCQKGGNGNSQLPRPDEHSSEVVTAWMDLILEMTRTTPGFSPPVAARAFGYAGLGLYESVRGGQPGYKTLAGQVSGLSQNYLPKASPNGKYHWPAVANATLATIARGCYVPAALANEQLIDDLELAFNNEFQSQIPGSGPGRSQGLDAYELSVAFGIEMGEKILDYAMSDNQDECYKNNFPTSYTAPTGNGLWVPTPPAYQRALQPYWGDVRPFLAQNVSSAVQPGPPPPFSMDGDSYFFKECKEVYDVVNAITSEELKIAKYWSDDPGLTATPPGHSLSILRQVLIKEDADLLLAAEAFAKLGMGVHDAFISCWRAKFDYNLVRPITLIRQHFDASFTTPLTTPPFPEYTSGHSVQSGAASLILTDLFGSHYSFTDYTHQNRTDIDGTPRYYSSFYDFADEAAISRLYGGIHFRAAIENGIVQGRLIGNNISALKFK, translated from the coding sequence ATGAAAAAGTTAGTAACACACAGAATTTTGCCGGCTCTCTTCGTGATAATGCTGGTCGTATCATCATGTCAGAAAGGAGGGAATGGCAACAGCCAATTGCCAAGACCGGATGAGCACTCATCTGAAGTAGTCACAGCCTGGATGGACCTGATCCTGGAAATGACACGCACCACACCAGGATTTAGCCCACCTGTGGCAGCCAGGGCATTTGGCTACGCAGGCCTCGGGCTTTATGAGAGCGTAAGAGGCGGACAGCCGGGCTACAAAACCCTGGCCGGCCAAGTCTCCGGGCTGAGCCAGAATTATCTGCCTAAAGCATCGCCCAATGGCAAGTATCACTGGCCTGCGGTAGCAAATGCTACCCTGGCTACCATCGCACGCGGATGTTACGTCCCCGCAGCTTTGGCCAACGAGCAGCTCATTGACGATTTGGAATTGGCTTTTAATAATGAATTCCAAAGTCAGATTCCGGGAAGTGGCCCAGGCCGATCACAGGGCTTGGATGCTTATGAACTTTCGGTTGCATTTGGAATCGAGATGGGGGAGAAAATCCTGGATTATGCAATGTCTGATAATCAGGACGAATGTTATAAGAATAATTTCCCTACAAGCTATACGGCACCTACCGGCAATGGACTTTGGGTTCCCACGCCTCCAGCATATCAGCGCGCGTTGCAGCCATATTGGGGTGATGTAAGGCCTTTTCTTGCACAAAATGTTTCTTCTGCTGTCCAACCGGGACCTCCGCCACCATTTTCAATGGATGGGGATTCTTACTTTTTCAAGGAGTGCAAAGAGGTGTATGACGTGGTAAATGCTATCACTTCTGAAGAGTTGAAGATTGCTAAGTACTGGAGTGATGATCCAGGCCTTACAGCCACACCGCCCGGCCATTCACTGTCAATCCTGCGCCAAGTCCTCATTAAAGAGGATGCTGACCTGCTATTGGCAGCAGAGGCTTTTGCCAAATTGGGAATGGGTGTACACGATGCATTTATCTCTTGCTGGAGGGCTAAATTCGATTACAACCTCGTTCGCCCGATTACATTGATCCGTCAACATTTTGATGCTTCATTTACCACGCCTCTTACAACACCTCCATTCCCTGAATACACGTCAGGGCACTCGGTGCAGTCGGGGGCAGCTTCGCTTATTTTGACGGACTTGTTTGGAAGCCACTACAGCTTTACCGATTATACCCATCAAAACAGGACTGACATTGACGGCACTCCCCGGTACTACAGTTCTTTTTATGATTTTGCTGACGAAGCAGCCATCAGCAGGCTCTATGGTGGGATCCACTTCCGCGCAGCCATTGAGAATGGCATCGTTCAGGGCCGCCTGATCGGAAATAATATTTCAGCTTTAAAGTTCAAATAG
- a CDS encoding gliding motility-associated C-terminal domain-containing protein, translated as MKKFVSDYDGFILMQQMHQHGFSLTKFDECLNVIWCKIKPISSISHTHDIAGSADEDYFFMVNKDRNTSDGSIITVSKLEKIGGAVVWSKNIAFPGLQGHPNFIGITEITATADSGIVIVSSHGLSNNVYKVVSIHKIAKDGGMVFTKTLDELQFSLNSINLEVHEVDGTIALLMNDAASHVIDRNLYILHISENGDPVIFYKVTSIGDKWMFRGSAKLTEQTLLVLGVGRQDKRIFYFTIENLGSISGIKAYITNQGTGNFPFTPIITTKDSSVIFWQAIDTFSRQVINYNIGSNAFRSKRYPTSYWPDQEVFEWNNSVLFFGTFTKGAILGGRSLLGRISDFDQDLCADDNEPRDTTGNNVPFDSIPQYLPLPADTSLFFLRDTTVILEDASQEVDIICSDIKIPKVELGNDTLICAGSLFQLNAGNPLDSFSYTWSTGDTVAEITATTSGRYWVEVSNGGCTATDTIDLVFLDDAQSILPDDTTLCPYDSLLVSIPASGNYRFITPTNDTLTHGAIYAKDSGTYYLYAELDGDCVFRDSIQLILHDLPAAKAGPDTLLCYNQEYVMQGAGGVSYHWIPATYLSNDTIPDPVAQLPHQQNYILIVGNNAGCRDTSAVSLDVRSPLNLSLRPSDTIVCKGDMLQFIASATGGDSSSYSFTWNGNSSTGASHSQAFYSEGWLYVTLEDGCSPEVGDSIFVQVADPQADFMVQPDDTAHINNSLHLINYSENAAHYSWDFVNGESSTLLSPTVAYGDTGRFQIRLVAFTEEGCADTAMQWVWVLPELKVFIPNAFHPGGGINDVFAPTTSAEVSWHLEVYNRWGQKVWEGTNTGWDGQYKGAPAPEGVYVYKIQLLDTDRRENAFRGNVHLLR; from the coding sequence GTGAAGAAGTTTGTATCCGACTACGATGGTTTTATTTTAATGCAACAGATGCATCAACATGGATTCTCTCTCACCAAATTTGATGAATGTCTCAATGTAATTTGGTGCAAAATAAAGCCGATATCTTCAATATCCCATACGCATGATATTGCTGGGTCTGCAGATGAAGACTATTTTTTCATGGTTAATAAGGATAGAAATACTTCAGACGGTAGCATTATTACTGTCTCCAAATTGGAAAAAATTGGAGGTGCAGTGGTATGGAGCAAAAATATTGCGTTTCCCGGCCTACAGGGACATCCTAATTTTATAGGGATTACCGAAATCACTGCTACGGCAGATTCCGGTATTGTAATAGTGAGCTCCCACGGATTAAGCAATAACGTATACAAAGTTGTGAGTATTCATAAAATTGCTAAAGATGGGGGGATGGTATTTACCAAAACTTTAGATGAATTGCAGTTTTCCCTAAATTCTATTAACTTGGAAGTACATGAAGTTGATGGTACTATTGCTTTGCTAATGAATGATGCAGCTAGTCACGTTATTGATCGTAATTTATATATATTGCACATAAGTGAAAACGGTGATCCTGTTATTTTCTATAAAGTAACTTCAATAGGCGACAAATGGATGTTTAGAGGGTCAGCAAAATTAACAGAGCAAACCCTGTTAGTGCTGGGGGTCGGACGCCAAGACAAAAGAATATTTTATTTTACAATTGAAAATTTAGGTAGTATCAGTGGTATTAAAGCGTACATTACTAATCAAGGCACGGGAAACTTTCCTTTTACACCTATCATAACCACTAAAGACTCCTCCGTCATTTTTTGGCAAGCAATTGATACTTTTTCCCGACAAGTCATAAATTATAATATTGGAAGCAATGCTTTCCGGAGTAAGCGCTATCCAACAAGCTACTGGCCTGACCAGGAAGTGTTTGAATGGAACAACTCAGTTTTGTTTTTTGGCACGTTTACCAAAGGTGCGATACTGGGCGGCAGGTCCTTGCTTGGACGTATATCAGATTTTGACCAGGATTTGTGTGCAGATGACAATGAGCCGCGAGATACAACCGGGAACAACGTGCCGTTCGATTCTATTCCCCAATATTTGCCCCTGCCTGCTGACACCAGCCTTTTTTTCCTGCGCGACACCACAGTAATTTTGGAAGACGCCAGCCAGGAAGTTGACATCATCTGCTCCGATATTAAAATACCAAAAGTTGAATTAGGAAATGATACATTAATCTGTGCTGGTTCCTTATTTCAATTAAATGCAGGCAATCCGTTAGATTCATTTTCCTACACTTGGAGCACGGGCGATACGGTGGCGGAGATCACGGCCACCACTTCAGGCCGGTATTGGGTGGAGGTGTCCAATGGCGGCTGCACGGCCACCGATACCATAGATTTGGTTTTTCTGGATGACGCACAATCCATATTGCCGGATGATACTACCCTTTGCCCCTACGACAGTTTGCTTGTTTCCATCCCTGCCAGCGGGAATTATCGTTTCATTACGCCAACTAATGACACCCTTACACACGGGGCTATTTATGCAAAGGACAGCGGCACCTATTATTTGTATGCTGAACTTGATGGCGATTGTGTCTTTCGCGACAGCATCCAATTAATATTGCATGATCTGCCTGCTGCCAAGGCGGGGCCTGACACGCTGCTGTGCTACAACCAGGAATACGTAATGCAGGGCGCGGGTGGGGTTAGCTACCATTGGATTCCTGCCACTTACTTATCGAACGATACCATTCCCGACCCTGTGGCACAACTTCCTCACCAGCAGAATTACATCCTCATTGTGGGCAATAATGCTGGATGCCGTGATACTTCAGCCGTCAGCCTGGACGTGCGTTCTCCGCTGAATCTGAGCCTGCGTCCCAGTGACACTATTGTATGCAAGGGCGATATGTTGCAGTTCATCGCATCTGCCACAGGAGGCGACAGCAGCAGCTATTCATTTACCTGGAACGGCAATTCGTCAACAGGCGCAAGCCATAGCCAGGCGTTTTATTCGGAGGGCTGGCTATATGTGACGCTGGAAGACGGCTGCTCACCGGAAGTGGGCGACAGCATATTTGTGCAGGTGGCAGACCCGCAGGCCGATTTTATGGTGCAGCCTGACGACACTGCCCATATTAATAATTCACTTCACCTCATCAATTATTCGGAAAATGCCGCCCATTATTCCTGGGATTTCGTGAATGGGGAAAGTTCCACGCTCCTGTCGCCCACGGTAGCTTATGGAGATACCGGGCGCTTTCAAATCCGTTTGGTTGCATTTACCGAAGAAGGCTGCGCGGACACGGCCATGCAATGGGTCTGGGTATTGCCGGAACTAAAGGTGTTCATTCCGAATGCCTTTCATCCGGGAGGAGGCATCAATGATGTTTTTGCCCCTACAACCTCAGCCGAAGTTTCGTGGCATCTGGAGGTTTACAACCGCTGGGGCCAGAAGGTATGGGAAGGCACCAACACCGGCTGGGATGGGCAGTACAAAGGCGCACCGGCCCCGGAAGGTGTATACGTCTATAAAATCCAGTTGTTGGACACTGACCGGAGGGAGAATGCTTTCAGGGGGAATGTGCATTTGTTGCGGTGA